Proteins encoded in a region of the Benincasa hispida cultivar B227 chromosome 2, ASM972705v1, whole genome shotgun sequence genome:
- the LOC120071489 gene encoding calcium-dependent protein kinase 8-like, which translates to MGNCCATPATPSRQQHKGKNKKQNPFAADYVVSNGNGGGNWVLKDPTGRDISALYDLGSELGRGEFGITYLCTDRNTGEKLACKSISKKKLRTAVDIDDVRREVEIMKNLPKHPNIVSLRDTYEDEHAVHIVMELCEGGELFDRIVARGHYTERAAAVVMRTIVEVVQMCHKHGVMHRDLKPENFLFGNKKETAPLKAIDFGLSVFFKPGERFNEIVGSPYYMAPEVLKRNYGPEVDVWSAGVILYILLCGVPPFWAETEQGVAQAIIRSVIDFKRDPWPIVSDNAKDLVKKMLDPDPKRRLTAQEVLEHPWLQNAKKAPNVSLGETVKARLKQFSVMNKLKKRALRVIAEHLSVEEVAGIKEAFEMMDTGKRGKINLEELRVGLQKLGQQIPDTDLQILVEAADLDGDGTLNYSEFVAVSVHLKKMANDEHLHKAFSFFDKNQSGYIEIEELRNALNDEDETNGEDVINAIMHDVDTDKDGRISYEEFAAMMKAGTDWRKASRQYSRERFNSLSLKLMRDGSLHLTNEAR; encoded by the exons ATGGGGAATTGCTGTGCTACTCCGGCTACTCCTTCAAGGCAGCAGCACAAGGGGAAGAACAAGAAGCAGAACCCATTTGCAGCTGATTATGTAGTGAGCAATGGCAATGGTGGTGGGAACTGGGTGTTGAAAGATCCAACGGGTCGAGACATTTCTGCCTTATATGATCTGGGTAGCGAGCTTGGAAGGGGTGAATTTGGAATAACGTATTTGTGTACTGATAGAAACACAGGGGAGAAACTTGCTTGCAAATCGATTTCGAAAAAGAAGCTGAGGACTGCTGTGGATATTGATGATGTGAGGAGAGAAGTTGAAATTATGAAGAATTTGCCTAAGCATCCGAATATTGTGTCATTGAGAGACACCTATGAGGATGAACATGCTGTTCATATTGTTATGGAGCTTTGTGAAGGTGGGGAGTTGTTTGATAGGATTGTTGCGAGGGGTCATTACACCGAAAGAGCTGCTGCAGTTGTCATGCGGACCATTGTTGAAGTTGTGCAG ATGTGTCATAAACACGGTGTTATGCATCGTGATCTCAAGCCAGAGAACTTCCTTTTTGGAAATAAGAAGGAAACAGCTCCATTAAAGGCAATTGATTTTGGATTATCGGTGTTCTTCAAACCTG GCGAGCGGTTTAATGAAATCGTTGGAAGTCCATATTACATGGCTCCAGAGGTCCTGAAAAGGAACTATGGTCCAGAAGTTGATGTTTGGAGTGCTGGGGTCATTCTCTATATTCTACTTTGTGGTGTCCCACCTTTTTGGGCAG AAACCGAACAGGGGGTTGCACAGGCTATCATTCGCTCAGTAATTGACTTTAAGAGGGACCCTTGGCCTATAGTGTCTGACAATGCAAAGGACCTTGTGAAGAAAATGCTCGATCCTGACCCCAAAAGGCGACTCACTGCTCAAGAAGTTCTTG AGCATCCATGGTTACAAAATGCCAAAAAGGCACCAAATGTTTCATTGGGAGAGACTGTGAAAGCAAGGCTAAAGCAGTTTTCCGTGATGAACAAGCTGAAGAAAAGAGCTCTACGG GTTATTGCCGAGCATTTATCAGTTGAGGAAGTGGCTGGAATCAAGGAGGCATTTGAAATGATGGATACTGGCAAAAGAGGGAAGATAAACCTCGAGGAGCTTCGTGTTGGATTACAAAAACTAGGCCAGCAGATTCCTGACACCGATCTTCAGATACTTGTCGAAGCT GCTGATCTTGATGGTGATGGGACATTGAATTATTCAGAGTTCGTTGCTGTTTCGGTCCATCTTAAAAAGATGGCCAATGATGAACACCTGCACAAAGCTTTTTCGTTCTTTGATAAAAACCAGAGTGGCTACATAGAGATTGAAGAGCTAAGAAATGCACTTAATGACGAGGACGAGACTAACGGTGAGGACGTTATCAATGCCATCATGCATGACGTGGACACAGACAAG GACGGGCGTATAAGCTATGAGGAGTTTGCGGCTATGATGAAGGCGGGTACAGATTGGAGAAAAGCGTCGAGACAATACTCACGAGAAAGATTCAACAGTCTGAGTTTAAAGTTAATGAGAGATGGATCGTTACATCTAACTAACGAAGCTAGATGA